One window from the genome of Variovorax sp. PAMC26660 encodes:
- a CDS encoding cytochrome P450 → MNTTSPTSTDLPVDPVAAATHADPYPYYASLRAGPALAWNEKLRLWVASRADVIEQVLGAHGALRVRPVAEPVPRAIVGSAAGEVFGHLVRMNEGATHQAQRPALQRALAGLDLNAVHAAASQVAQRVPEKPLSDTIFSMPVQAVAHLLGFADETLPQVDHWMRDFVACLSPLSTAEQLQGASVAAAELMTRFEALAANAAPRNGTLLAAVLTESAASAPLSRSLLANLVGLLSQTCDATAGLLGNSLIAVMREPSLRPTLRTRDGLQSIVEETARHDPSAQNTRRFVAEPITLADTPLAVGDTVLVMLASANRDPALNPDPDVFMRVRARRRMLGFGHGMHACPGQALACTLAAAGLDALLRRTPDLQAQQARGWHYRPSAARIPVFH, encoded by the coding sequence ATGAACACCACAAGCCCCACCTCCACCGACCTGCCCGTCGACCCGGTCGCGGCCGCCACGCATGCCGATCCCTACCCGTACTACGCCAGCCTTCGCGCAGGACCGGCGCTTGCGTGGAACGAAAAGCTGCGCCTGTGGGTTGCGAGCCGCGCCGATGTCATCGAACAGGTGCTGGGCGCGCACGGCGCCCTGCGCGTGCGGCCCGTCGCCGAGCCCGTGCCGCGCGCCATCGTCGGCAGCGCGGCGGGTGAAGTGTTCGGGCATCTGGTGCGCATGAACGAAGGCGCGACGCACCAGGCCCAGCGGCCTGCCTTGCAACGCGCCCTGGCCGGGCTCGACCTGAATGCCGTGCATGCGGCCGCATCGCAGGTCGCGCAGCGGGTGCCGGAGAAGCCGCTGTCCGACACGATTTTCTCCATGCCCGTGCAGGCGGTGGCGCACCTGCTCGGCTTTGCCGACGAGACACTGCCGCAGGTCGATCATTGGATGCGCGATTTCGTCGCCTGCCTGTCGCCACTGTCCACGGCCGAGCAGTTGCAGGGCGCGAGCGTGGCCGCCGCCGAACTGATGACGCGCTTCGAGGCTCTGGCCGCGAATGCGGCACCACGCAATGGCACGCTGCTCGCCGCCGTGCTGACCGAAAGCGCGGCCAGTGCGCCGCTGTCGCGCTCGCTGCTCGCGAACCTCGTGGGCCTGCTCTCGCAGACCTGCGATGCCACGGCGGGCCTGCTGGGCAACAGCCTTATCGCGGTGATGCGCGAACCCTCGCTGCGCCCGACCCTGCGCACGCGCGATGGCCTGCAATCGATCGTGGAAGAAACGGCAAGGCACGACCCCTCGGCGCAGAACACGCGCCGCTTCGTGGCAGAGCCGATCACCCTCGCGGACACCCCGTTGGCCGTGGGCGACACGGTACTGGTGATGTTGGCCTCAGCCAACCGCGACCCGGCGCTCAACCCCGATCCGGATGTCTTCATGCGGGTGCGCGCCCGGCGCCGCATGCTCGGCTTCGGCCACGGCATGCATGCCTGCCCGGGACAGGCGCTGGCCTGCACGCTGGCGGCAGCGGGCCTCGACGCGCTGCTGCGCCGCACGCCCGACCTGCAGGCACAGCAGGCGCGCGGCTGGCACTACAGGCCATCGGCCGCGCGCATTCCCGTCTTCCACTGA
- a CDS encoding Bug family tripartite tricarboxylate transporter substrate binding protein, translating into MPQSTSAPLSRRSFSAWIAASAAAAGAGHTALWPGAARAADAPLSSKLRIVIPANEGGGWDQTGRALGAALLASGAVGNVVYENIGGKGGTIGLAKYVEKYDADPEALLVSGMVMVGAVALQKPTVTMANVSPVARLTSDYEVVAVKADSPIKTPKDLIAQLRADAANTVIAGGSAGGVDHMYAGMLARVAGASSTLVYQAHPGGAQVVEALETGKAVAGISGYSEFSDSLASGKLRAIGVSSKQPFQGISSVREQGVDADLANWRGVMTGKKVPPYRKAVLLDAVRRATTHDLWVKTIKRNNWDPYWMAGKDFESFLELDTAMAGPLIYLLKLKA; encoded by the coding sequence ATGCCCCAGTCGACGTCCGCTCCCCTCTCCCGCCGCAGTTTCTCGGCATGGATCGCGGCATCGGCCGCCGCCGCAGGCGCGGGGCACACCGCGCTGTGGCCCGGCGCCGCCAGGGCCGCCGACGCACCGCTCAGCTCCAAGCTTCGCATCGTCATTCCCGCCAATGAAGGCGGTGGCTGGGACCAGACAGGTCGCGCACTCGGCGCCGCCTTGCTGGCCTCGGGCGCGGTGGGCAACGTGGTGTACGAGAACATCGGCGGCAAAGGCGGCACCATCGGCCTGGCCAAGTACGTCGAGAAATACGATGCCGACCCCGAAGCGCTGCTGGTCAGCGGGATGGTAATGGTCGGCGCAGTGGCGCTGCAAAAGCCCACCGTGACCATGGCCAACGTCTCGCCCGTGGCACGGCTGACCAGCGACTACGAAGTGGTGGCGGTGAAGGCCGACTCACCCATCAAGACCCCCAAGGACCTGATCGCGCAACTGCGCGCCGATGCCGCCAACACGGTCATCGCGGGCGGCTCGGCCGGCGGCGTCGACCACATGTACGCCGGCATGCTGGCGCGCGTGGCGGGCGCATCCTCCACGCTGGTCTATCAGGCGCATCCGGGCGGCGCGCAGGTGGTCGAGGCGCTTGAAACCGGCAAGGCTGTGGCCGGCATCTCGGGCTACAGCGAATTCAGCGACAGCCTGGCGAGCGGCAAGCTGCGCGCCATCGGCGTGTCGTCCAAGCAGCCGTTCCAGGGCATCAGTTCGGTGCGCGAGCAGGGCGTGGACGCCGACCTTGCCAACTGGCGTGGCGTGATGACCGGCAAGAAGGTGCCGCCCTACCGCAAGGCCGTGCTGCTCGACGCGGTGCGCCGCGCCACCACGCATGACCTGTGGGTGAAGACCATCAAGCGCAACAACTGGGACCCGTACTGGATGGCGGGCAAGGACTTCGAGAGCTTTCTCGAACTCGACACGGCGATGGCCGGGCCGCTGATCTATCTGCTCAAGCTGAAGGCCTGA
- a CDS encoding ArsR/SmtB family transcription factor: MDTNSSSSSPSADFQLARLAGAIAEPARARMLNCLMDGHARTATELATVAEVAASTASAHLARLKEERLVELLVQGKHRYFRLANDDVAAALESLMVVAGAPRAAEFKPNTPSRLRSARTCYDHMAGTAGVALHDRLHAQGWLSGLQSGSYELTVEGAIALESLGVEVDAVRRSRRRFACACLDWSERRPHLGGALGAAWLQLSLRRGWVRQELDGRALALTPKAQREMPELFA, from the coding sequence ATGGACACGAACTCTTCCTCCTCTTCGCCGAGCGCGGACTTCCAGTTGGCACGGCTGGCCGGTGCCATCGCCGAGCCCGCGCGCGCCCGCATGCTGAACTGCCTGATGGATGGCCACGCGCGCACCGCCACCGAGCTGGCCACGGTGGCCGAGGTGGCAGCGTCCACGGCCAGCGCGCATCTGGCACGGCTGAAGGAAGAGCGATTGGTCGAGCTGCTGGTGCAAGGCAAGCACCGCTACTTCAGGCTGGCCAACGACGATGTCGCGGCCGCGCTCGAAAGCCTGATGGTGGTGGCCGGTGCGCCGCGTGCCGCCGAGTTCAAGCCGAACACGCCGAGTCGCCTGCGCAGCGCGCGCACCTGCTACGACCACATGGCCGGCACGGCCGGCGTGGCGCTGCACGACCGGCTGCATGCGCAGGGCTGGCTCAGTGGCCTGCAGAGCGGTTCGTACGAACTCACGGTCGAAGGTGCGATCGCGCTGGAAAGTCTGGGTGTCGAGGTTGATGCGGTGCGTCGCTCGCGGCGTCGCTTCGCCTGTGCCTGCCTGGATTGGAGCGAGCGGCGCCCGCATCTGGGCGGCGCACTCGGTGCGGCATGGCTGCAACTTTCGCTGCGCCGTGGCTGGGTGCGGCAGGAGCTGGATGGTCGCGCGCTCGCGCTGACGCCGAAGGCCCAGCGCGAGATGCCCGAGCTGTTTGCCTGA
- a CDS encoding AMP nucleosidase, whose product MPYMPTFVAPARFTDAAAALEQVKAIYQDGIAHLRESMLRFVAGEALPGRVRACYPFVRVHTHTVSRHTPPANAGLSYGFVAGPGRYETTLTRPDLFSRYYLDQFRLLLENHQVELEVGTSTQPIPIHFSFAENDHIEGTMSSDRRALMRDAFDLPDLGVMDDGIANGTYEARDGEAQPLSLFTAARVDYSLHRLRHYTGTAPEWFQNFVLFTNYQFYIDEFVRLGHEAMADENSEYVAFIEPGNVITRRRGLAAGASTSYAHLLDGSQGTAPPRLPQMPAYHLVREDCSGTTMVNIGVGPANAKTITDHIAVLRPHAWMMLGHCAGLRNTQQLGDYVLAHAYVREDHVLDEELPLWVPIPALSEIQLALEKAVADVTRYEGPDLKKIMRTGTVASTDNRNWELLPGNQPQRRFSQSRAVALDMESATIAANGFRFRVPYGTLLCVSDKPLHGEIKLPGMANHFYRERVEQHLRIGMRAIDILREEGSTRLHSRKLRSFAEVAFQ is encoded by the coding sequence ATGCCCTACATGCCCACCTTCGTTGCCCCCGCCCGCTTCACCGATGCTGCCGCCGCCCTCGAACAGGTCAAGGCCATCTACCAGGACGGAATCGCCCACCTGCGCGAATCGATGCTGCGCTTCGTCGCCGGCGAAGCACTGCCCGGCCGGGTGCGCGCCTGCTACCCCTTCGTGCGGGTGCACACGCACACCGTCTCGCGCCACACGCCGCCGGCCAACGCGGGCCTGAGCTACGGCTTCGTCGCCGGACCGGGCCGCTACGAAACCACGCTGACGCGACCCGACCTGTTCTCGCGCTACTACCTCGACCAGTTCCGCCTGCTGCTCGAAAACCACCAGGTCGAGCTGGAGGTCGGCACCAGCACGCAGCCCATTCCGATCCACTTCTCCTTTGCCGAGAACGACCACATCGAAGGCACCATGAGCAGCGATCGCCGTGCCCTCATGCGCGACGCGTTCGACCTGCCCGACCTGGGCGTGATGGACGACGGCATCGCCAACGGCACCTACGAAGCGCGCGATGGCGAGGCGCAGCCGCTGTCGCTGTTCACGGCCGCGCGGGTCGACTACTCGCTGCACCGCCTGCGCCACTACACCGGCACCGCGCCCGAGTGGTTCCAGAACTTCGTGCTGTTCACCAACTACCAGTTCTACATCGACGAGTTCGTGCGCCTGGGCCACGAGGCCATGGCCGACGAGAACAGCGAGTACGTGGCCTTCATCGAGCCCGGCAACGTGATCACGCGCCGGCGCGGCCTGGCTGCTGGCGCCAGCACCAGCTACGCCCACCTGCTCGACGGCAGCCAGGGCACCGCGCCGCCGCGGCTGCCGCAGATGCCCGCCTACCACCTGGTGCGCGAAGACTGCAGCGGCACCACCATGGTCAACATCGGCGTGGGCCCGGCCAACGCCAAGACCATCACCGACCACATCGCCGTGCTGCGCCCGCATGCCTGGATGATGCTGGGCCACTGCGCCGGCCTGCGCAACACGCAACAGCTCGGCGACTACGTGCTGGCCCACGCCTATGTGCGTGAAGACCACGTGCTCGACGAGGAACTGCCGCTGTGGGTGCCGATTCCCGCGCTGTCCGAAATCCAGCTCGCGCTGGAAAAGGCCGTGGCCGACGTCACGCGCTACGAGGGCCCCGACCTGAAGAAGATCATGCGCACCGGCACCGTGGCCAGCACCGACAACCGCAACTGGGAGCTGCTGCCCGGCAACCAGCCGCAGCGCCGCTTCAGCCAGAGCCGTGCGGTGGCGCTCGACATGGAAAGCGCGACCATCGCGGCCAACGGCTTCCGTTTTCGCGTGCCCTACGGCACCCTGCTGTGCGTGAGCGACAAGCCGCTGCACGGCGAAATCAAGCTGCCCGGCATGGCCAACCACTTCTACCGCGAACGTGTCGAGCAGCACCTGCGCATCGGCATGCGGGCCATCGACATCCTGCGCGAAGAGGGCTCGACGCGGCTGCACAGCCGCAAGCTGCGCAGCTTTGCCGAGGTGGCGTTCCAGTAA
- a CDS encoding TIGR00725 family protein, translating to MSLREGASAVLSAPVTEALTRLAQKQWGPTRHRQPVAMLGPGDGGPAECEAAYAVAHALAGAGMAVICGGRGGVMAAASRGATEAGGIAVGILPEDDDRNANEWLSVAIPTGMGEMRNGIIARSGVCLIAIGGNMGTLSEMAMGLKWGKPVFVMHGDVELPGAVQAVDVNDMLGKVLDCLLA from the coding sequence ATGTCGTTACGCGAAGGCGCGAGCGCGGTGCTGTCGGCGCCGGTCACTGAGGCGCTGACGCGCCTGGCGCAGAAGCAATGGGGTCCGACTCGCCATCGCCAGCCGGTGGCCATGCTCGGCCCCGGCGATGGTGGCCCGGCCGAATGCGAAGCCGCGTATGCGGTGGCGCATGCGTTGGCCGGCGCGGGCATGGCCGTGATCTGCGGCGGGCGTGGTGGCGTGATGGCCGCGGCCTCGCGCGGTGCCACCGAAGCGGGCGGCATTGCCGTGGGCATCCTGCCCGAGGACGACGACCGCAACGCCAACGAATGGCTCAGCGTGGCCATTCCCACGGGCATGGGCGAGATGCGCAACGGGATCATCGCGCGCAGCGGTGTGTGCCTGATCGCCATCGGCGGCAACATGGGCACGCTGTCGGAGATGGCGATGGGGCTCAAGTGGGGCAAGCCGGTGTTCGTGATGCATGGCGATGTCGAGCTGCCGGGGGCTGTGCAGGCTGTTGACGTGAACGACATGTTGGGCAAGGTGTTGGACTGCCTCCTGGCCTGA
- a CDS encoding ABC transporter permease has translation MRRFGAWPAWAFMALFFAVPLAALLPEAFGEGGSAFGRLFGNPLFFGALRNTLGLGLAAGAISALVGTCIAIELARQPEGRRQWMMTLLGLPLAFSGLVIAYGFILAFGRAGFVTQLLAGLGADPAVIGSWIYSVSGLGFAYAYYLIPRVALSLYPVFANLDLRPAQAARTLGASKARAFWDTVVPEVMPSVLSNACMVAAIAMGTYGTALALVGTQLNILPLMLLAQVGDGGSDFAVAAALSLVLMVVCVIVMGVGDVVTRRRERGAVGAGH, from the coding sequence ATGCGACGCTTTGGCGCCTGGCCTGCATGGGCCTTCATGGCGCTGTTCTTCGCGGTGCCGCTGGCGGCGCTGCTGCCCGAAGCCTTCGGCGAGGGCGGCAGCGCCTTCGGGCGGCTATTCGGCAACCCGCTGTTCTTCGGGGCGCTGCGCAACACGCTGGGCCTGGGCCTGGCGGCGGGTGCGATCTCGGCGCTGGTGGGCACCTGCATCGCCATCGAACTGGCGCGTCAGCCTGAAGGCCGGCGCCAATGGATGATGACCTTGCTGGGCCTGCCGCTGGCCTTCTCGGGATTGGTGATTGCCTACGGCTTCATCCTGGCCTTCGGGCGCGCGGGCTTCGTGACGCAACTGCTCGCGGGGCTGGGTGCCGATCCGGCGGTCATCGGCAGTTGGATCTACAGCGTGTCGGGCCTGGGCTTTGCCTATGCCTATTACCTGATCCCGCGCGTGGCGCTGTCGCTGTACCCGGTGTTCGCCAACCTCGACCTGCGCCCTGCACAGGCAGCACGCACGCTGGGTGCATCGAAGGCGCGCGCGTTCTGGGACACGGTGGTGCCCGAGGTGATGCCCTCGGTGCTGTCGAACGCCTGCATGGTGGCCGCGATTGCGATGGGCACTTACGGCACGGCGCTGGCGCTGGTGGGTACGCAGCTCAACATCCTGCCGCTGATGCTGTTGGCACAGGTGGGTGATGGGGGTTCGGATTTCGCGGTGGCAGCGGCCTTGTCGCTGGTGCTGATGGTGGTGTGTGTGATCGTGATGGGAGTAGGCGATGTCGTTACGCGAAGGCGCGAGCGCGGTGCTGTCGGCGCCGGTCACTGA
- a CDS encoding extracellular solute-binding protein, with protein sequence MQRRHLIQAAGALPVLSLARTAFAFDGPELYAGEKALYAEAQKEGLCVSFDTGPEWANWKSLFRDFKKRYPEIELTYNDIGSAATVVSLEKTKRRPQADTAYYFAASAVDAVKKDVVAPFKPVNFDKLPPVFREAEGRWFTIHTLNIAFLVNKKLVKNVPTSWADLLKPEFKSTVVYLDPRTTGIGQVLTFAAAYANGGSVDNVQPGTDYLGKLHSAGNVLRVEGTTPYAKFLKGEIPVWISYENDGLKAKHVDGMGDAVEVVIPKEASVAAPYAISLVKNGPNPNAGKLWLNFIMSEAGQSLFAQGFVRPAVPGTPLSADVAAKMPAAPQIRPLDVVKASERKAEVDKLWAQAALGK encoded by the coding sequence ATGCAACGCAGACATCTGATCCAGGCCGCCGGCGCACTGCCCGTGCTGTCATTGGCCCGCACCGCCTTTGCCTTCGACGGCCCCGAGCTGTATGCGGGCGAGAAGGCGCTGTACGCCGAGGCGCAGAAGGAAGGCCTGTGCGTGTCCTTCGACACCGGCCCCGAATGGGCCAACTGGAAGTCGCTGTTCCGCGACTTCAAGAAGCGCTACCCCGAGATCGAGCTGACCTACAACGACATCGGCTCCGCCGCCACCGTGGTCTCGCTCGAAAAGACCAAGCGCCGCCCGCAGGCCGACACCGCCTACTACTTCGCTGCTTCGGCCGTCGATGCGGTGAAGAAGGACGTGGTCGCGCCCTTCAAGCCCGTCAACTTCGACAAGCTGCCGCCCGTGTTCCGCGAGGCCGAAGGCCGCTGGTTCACCATCCACACGCTCAACATCGCTTTCCTGGTCAACAAGAAGCTGGTGAAGAACGTGCCGACGAGCTGGGCCGACCTGCTCAAGCCCGAGTTCAAGAGCACGGTGGTCTACCTCGATCCACGCACCACCGGCATCGGCCAGGTGCTGACCTTTGCCGCGGCCTATGCCAACGGCGGCAGCGTCGACAACGTGCAGCCCGGAACCGATTACCTGGGCAAGCTGCATTCGGCCGGCAACGTGCTGCGCGTGGAAGGCACGACGCCGTATGCCAAGTTCCTCAAGGGCGAGATCCCCGTGTGGATCAGCTACGAGAACGACGGCCTGAAGGCCAAGCACGTCGACGGCATGGGTGATGCGGTCGAGGTCGTGATTCCGAAGGAGGCCAGCGTGGCCGCGCCCTACGCCATCAGCCTCGTGAAGAACGGCCCGAACCCGAACGCCGGCAAGCTGTGGCTCAACTTCATCATGAGCGAGGCGGGCCAGTCGCTGTTCGCGCAGGGCTTCGTGCGTCCGGCCGTGCCGGGCACGCCGCTGAGCGCTGACGTGGCCGCCAAGATGCCGGCCGCGCCGCAGATCCGTCCGCTCGACGTGGTGAAGGCTTCGGAGCGCAAGGCCGAAGTGGACAAGCTCTGGGCGCAAGCCGCGCTGGGCAAGTAA